Genomic DNA from Microbispora sp. ZYX-F-249:
GGGGCCTGCGGGGCCGCGGCGGCCACACCGTCGGCGCGGAGTGGAGCGACGGGCAGGCCGACGAGTACCGCATCACGCCCGACCGCGACGGTGTCGTCAAGGTACGCGGCGGCATCTTCACCGGCCGCCACAAGCTCCTCGACGTCGCCGGCGGCACGGTCAAGGTGGAAAAGACCGAGCCGGACGCCGTCACGATCACGGCGCAGGCCGGGCACACCTACCGGGCGTACGCGCTGCAGAAGGTCACGATGACCGCGCCCGTCGAGGTCTCGCCGGGTCAGGGGGCGAAGGTCATGGTCACCGTGCGGGCGGTCGAGGCGTCGCTGGCGTCGGCGACGGTGTCTGTCAAGGCGCCGGAGGGATGGACCATCGCCCCCGCGCAGGCCGGCGTCGGGCCCCTGGCGCCGGACGCGAAGGCCACCGTGGAGTTCACCGTCACTCCCGCCGCCGGCGCCGCGGCCGGCACCGCGGTCCTCACCGGCGTGGTGAGCGGCACCGAGGCGGGCGCGGACTGGACCGCGTCCGCGAAGGCCCAGGTGCAGGTGTGGGGCGGCGGGGAGAAGCCGCTTGAGGAGCTCTTCAGCAACGTCGGCGTCACCGACGACGACAACACCGCCCCCGGAAACTTCGACGGCAACAACGCCAGCATCTCCGCCCAGGCGCTGGCGTCGGTCGGCGTCACCCCCGGGGCCACCGTCACCAAGAACGGGCTGAACTTCACCTG
This window encodes:
- a CDS encoding glycoside hydrolase family 95-like protein gives rise to the protein GLRGRGGHTVGAEWSDGQADEYRITPDRDGVVKVRGGIFTGRHKLLDVAGGTVKVEKTEPDAVTITAQAGHTYRAYALQKVTMTAPVEVSPGQGAKVMVTVRAVEASLASATVSVKAPEGWTIAPAQAGVGPLAPDAKATVEFTVTPAAGAAAGTAVLTGVVSGTEAGADWTASAKAQVQVWGGGEKPLEELFSNVGVTDDDNTAPGNFDGNNASISAQALASVGVTPGATVTKNGLNFTWPNVAAGTPDNAIASGQSLKVTGTGKTLGFLLTGTYGAVSGPATIVYKDGTRQTFTLSSPDWYGAPRPEGDAAVVAPYQNRPNNQRQNTAATIYYAGVALQNKEISRVDLPNISARAANGVATMHIFAVALDAVTPPPAVKLTVTATTRCIGTSAYLAVTAVNDSDVPTTITLTTPYGTKTVADVAPGKQAYQSFNTRAKQIDAGKVTVTATATIGGKQVTSTYDAAYTAASCG